In the Solibacillus sp. FSL K6-1523 genome, one interval contains:
- a CDS encoding MerR family transcriptional regulator, whose protein sequence is MIILDKNLFTIGELVQKSGVNIRTLRYYDSLELLKPSDYTEGGHRLYSKEDLTLLQKIKALKFIGFPLKEIKDILEEPNVESEVFIKSLTFQKDLFEAKKLEINQIVTNLNHLINITENEEIINVNVFCSMLQKLIFKEDNERWLQEHFSKDITDSLLEITKQEEIDLDKKWNNILTKIKRLVSTNANPSSKEAQETIELLLKLMDETAKGKLNSIKENLPSAQSLAFPSPFTEDEQKFIKQAIAYRRDKKPI, encoded by the coding sequence GTGATAATATTGGATAAAAATCTATTTACTATTGGAGAATTAGTTCAAAAATCTGGTGTAAATATCAGAACTCTTCGATATTATGACAGTTTAGAGTTGCTGAAACCAAGTGATTATACAGAGGGTGGACATAGATTATATTCAAAGGAAGATTTAACTTTATTACAAAAAATTAAAGCTTTAAAGTTTATAGGTTTCCCACTCAAAGAGATTAAAGATATATTAGAAGAACCTAATGTTGAAAGTGAAGTTTTTATTAAATCTTTAACTTTTCAAAAGGATTTATTTGAAGCGAAAAAACTTGAGATTAACCAAATTGTAACTAATTTAAATCACCTCATTAATATAACAGAAAATGAGGAAATCATTAATGTAAATGTGTTTTGCTCAATGCTACAAAAGTTAATATTTAAAGAAGATAATGAAAGATGGCTTCAAGAGCATTTTTCTAAGGATATTACTGATTCATTATTGGAAATTACTAAACAAGAGGAAATCGATTTAGATAAAAAGTGGAATAACATACTGACTAAAATTAAACGGTTAGTTTCTACTAACGCCAATCCTTCCTCAAAAGAAGCTCAAGAAACAATCGAATTATTACTAAAATTAATGGATGAAACGGCAAAGGGAAAATTAAATTCGATTAAAGAAAATTTACCATCAGCACAATCATTGGCATTCCCTAGTCCTTTTACCGAAGATGAGCAAAAGTTCATAAAACAAGCTATTGCGTATCGCCGAGATAAAAAACCTATTTGA
- the gcvPB gene encoding aminomethyl-transferring glycine dehydrogenase subunit GcvPB — protein sequence MHNENQSLIFEITKEGRVGYNLEPLDVPDFDLTDLLPAELVREEAADLPEVSELDIMRHYTALSRRNHGVDSGFYPLGSCTMKYNPKINESVARFSGFANVHPLQDESTVQGAMELLYDLQTSLEEITGMDEVTLQPAAGAHGEWTALMMIRAFHEANGEGHRNKVIVPDSAHGTNPASATVAGFETITIKSGEDGLVDLEDLRRVVGPDTAALMLTNPNTLGLFEENILDMAAIIHEVGGKVYYDGANLNAVMSKARPGDMGFDCVHLNLHKTFTGPHGGGGPGSGPVGVKADLIPYLPKPVLVKKEDGTFHFDYNRPQSIGRVKPYYGNFGINVRAYTYIRTMGPDGLKAVTEYAVLNANYMMRRLQEHFDLPFDRHCKHEFVLSGRRQKKLGVRTLDIAKRLLDFGYHPPTTYFPLNVEEALMIEPTETESKETLDAFCDTMIQIAKETMENPSIVQEAPHTTVINRLDETRAARTPILRYTKEV from the coding sequence ATGCATAACGAAAACCAATCACTCATTTTTGAAATTACGAAAGAAGGTCGCGTAGGCTATAACTTAGAGCCATTAGACGTACCAGATTTCGACCTGACAGATTTATTACCAGCTGAGCTTGTTCGTGAGGAAGCAGCAGATCTTCCAGAAGTATCTGAGCTTGATATTATGCGTCACTATACAGCATTATCTCGTCGTAACCACGGCGTAGATTCAGGATTCTACCCACTTGGTTCTTGTACAATGAAGTACAATCCAAAAATTAATGAATCAGTTGCACGTTTTTCTGGTTTTGCTAACGTTCACCCATTACAAGATGAGTCAACGGTGCAAGGTGCAATGGAATTATTATATGATTTACAAACTTCATTAGAAGAAATTACAGGTATGGATGAAGTAACATTACAACCAGCTGCAGGTGCACATGGTGAGTGGACAGCATTAATGATGATCCGCGCTTTCCATGAAGCAAACGGAGAAGGGCACCGTAATAAAGTCATCGTTCCTGACTCAGCACACGGTACAAACCCAGCTTCTGCAACAGTAGCAGGATTTGAAACAATTACAATCAAATCAGGTGAAGACGGCTTGGTTGACCTTGAAGATTTACGTCGTGTTGTTGGTCCAGATACAGCGGCACTAATGTTAACAAACCCGAATACACTTGGTCTATTTGAAGAAAATATTTTAGATATGGCGGCGATTATTCATGAAGTAGGCGGTAAAGTGTACTATGATGGTGCAAACTTAAACGCGGTTATGAGTAAAGCACGTCCTGGCGATATGGGCTTTGACTGCGTACACTTAAACTTACACAAAACATTTACAGGTCCACACGGTGGCGGTGGTCCAGGTTCAGGTCCAGTAGGGGTAAAGGCAGACTTAATTCCATACTTACCAAAGCCAGTATTAGTGAAAAAAGAAGATGGTACGTTCCACTTCGATTACAACCGTCCACAATCAATCGGACGTGTAAAACCATACTACGGTAACTTCGGTATTAACGTTCGTGCCTATACGTATATCCGTACAATGGGTCCAGACGGCTTAAAAGCAGTAACAGAATATGCCGTATTAAATGCAAACTACATGATGCGTCGCTTACAAGAGCATTTCGATTTACCTTTTGATCGTCATTGTAAACATGAGTTTGTATTATCAGGTCGTCGTCAAAAGAAATTAGGTGTACGTACACTTGATATCGCAAAACGCCTGTTAGACTTTGGCTACCATCCACCAACAACGTACTTCCCATTAAATGTGGAAGAGGCGTTAATGATCGAGCCAACTGAAACAGAATCAAAAGAAACATTAGATGCATTCTGTGACACAATGATTCAAATCGCTAAAGAAACGATGGAAAACCCTTCAATCGTTCAAGAAGCACCACATACAACAGTTATTAATCGTTTAGACGAAACGCGTGCAGCACGTACGCCGATTTTACGTTATACGAAAGAAGTTTAA
- the gcvPA gene encoding aminomethyl-transferring glycine dehydrogenase subunit GcvPA yields the protein MKHRYLPMTEQDKQEMLERIGVSSVDELFEDIPEQVRFKGLYNIKAAKSEAALSKELAQLAAKNKDTATNVSFLGAGVYNHYKPVIVDHVISRSEFYTAYTPYQPEISQGELQAIFEYQTMIAELTGMDLANSSMYDGGTSLAEAGMLAAGHTRRKKLFVSGAVHPEYQDVVATYAYGQSIEVVTIPTKDGVTDVEALKELIDDQTAGVIVQYPNFFGQVENLQAMADIAHDAKGLFIVSANPLALGVLTPPGKLGADITVGDAQVFGIAEGYGGPHCGYFAVTTKLMRKVPGRLVGETVDQDGRRGYVLTLQAREQHIRRDKATSNICSNQALLALAASVAMTALGKQGMQEMAKQNIVKTRYAKNAFEAAGFTVLYQGAHFNEIVVKTNKSVTEINKALIEKGIIGGFDLGRVYPELENHALIAVTEIRTKEEIDALVAEMGAHNA from the coding sequence ATGAAACATCGTTATTTACCAATGACGGAACAAGACAAGCAAGAAATGTTAGAGCGTATTGGAGTTTCTAGTGTGGATGAGCTATTTGAGGACATACCTGAACAAGTACGCTTTAAAGGTTTATATAATATTAAAGCAGCGAAATCAGAAGCGGCCTTATCGAAAGAATTGGCACAACTAGCAGCGAAAAATAAAGATACAGCAACGAACGTATCGTTTTTAGGCGCGGGTGTTTACAATCACTATAAACCAGTTATCGTAGACCACGTTATTTCACGTTCAGAGTTTTATACAGCATACACACCATACCAACCTGAAATTTCTCAAGGGGAATTACAAGCAATCTTTGAATACCAAACGATGATTGCTGAACTTACGGGCATGGATTTAGCGAACTCTTCTATGTATGATGGCGGTACATCACTAGCTGAAGCAGGTATGTTAGCAGCAGGTCATACACGTCGTAAAAAATTATTCGTATCGGGTGCAGTACATCCAGAATATCAAGATGTTGTTGCTACTTATGCATATGGTCAATCAATCGAAGTTGTTACGATTCCAACGAAAGATGGCGTAACAGACGTTGAAGCATTAAAAGAATTAATAGATGATCAAACAGCAGGTGTCATCGTTCAATATCCAAATTTCTTCGGTCAAGTAGAAAATTTACAAGCAATGGCGGATATTGCGCATGATGCAAAAGGATTATTCATCGTTTCAGCAAACCCATTAGCACTTGGCGTATTAACACCTCCAGGTAAATTAGGTGCGGACATTACAGTTGGTGATGCACAAGTATTTGGTATTGCAGAAGGTTACGGTGGTCCTCACTGTGGTTATTTCGCAGTAACAACGAAATTAATGCGTAAAGTACCAGGTCGTTTAGTTGGTGAAACAGTTGACCAAGATGGCCGTCGTGGTTACGTATTAACATTACAAGCACGTGAACAGCATATCCGTCGTGATAAAGCGACTTCTAACATCTGTTCAAACCAAGCATTACTTGCACTTGCAGCATCAGTTGCAATGACAGCACTTGGCAAACAAGGTATGCAAGAAATGGCGAAGCAAAACATCGTGAAGACGCGCTATGCGAAAAATGCTTTCGAAGCAGCTGGATTTACAGTGCTTTATCAAGGTGCGCACTTCAATGAAATCGTAGTAAAAACGAATAAATCAGTAACTGAAATTAATAAAGCTTTAATTGAAAAAGGCATTATCGGTGGATTTGACTTAGGTCGTGTTTACCCAGAATTAGAAAATCACGCATTAATCGCAGTAACAGAAATTCGCACAAAAGAAGAAATTGATGCGCTTGTTGCGGAAATGGGGGCTCACAATGCATAA
- the gcvT gene encoding glycine cleavage system aminomethyltransferase GcvT, producing the protein MINELKRTPLFDEYAKYGGKTIDFGGWDLPVQFSSIKEEHDAVRNRAGLFDVSHMGEIFVEGPDALPYLQKLLSNDISKIAIGGAQYSALCYENGGVVDDLLTYRLEENRYLLCVNASNTDKDFAWMNEHLEGDVTITNASDEFAQIALQGPLSEEVLQTLTDTDLTTIKYFKFQDNVNVAGHSVIVSRSGYTGEDGFEIYGAPAAIVDLWNKILDAGKEQGVIAAGLGARDTLRFEACLPLYGQELSQDITPLEAGIGFAVKLQKETKFIGQEALIAQKEAGLTRKSVGIEMIDKGIPRHGYKVFKDGQEIGEVTTGTQSPMTKRNIGMALIDATFAEVGIELEIEIRNKFAKAVIVEKPFYKRIK; encoded by the coding sequence ATGATAAATGAATTAAAACGAACACCGCTTTTTGATGAATATGCAAAATACGGTGGGAAAACAATTGATTTTGGTGGTTGGGATTTACCGGTACAATTCTCTTCAATTAAGGAAGAACACGATGCAGTTCGTAACCGTGCAGGCCTATTTGATGTTTCACATATGGGTGAAATTTTCGTGGAAGGTCCGGATGCTTTACCATACTTACAAAAATTACTATCAAATGACATTTCTAAAATTGCGATTGGCGGCGCACAATATAGCGCATTATGCTATGAAAACGGCGGTGTAGTCGACGATTTATTAACATATCGTTTAGAAGAAAACCGTTATTTACTATGTGTGAATGCATCTAATACAGATAAAGACTTCGCTTGGATGAACGAACATTTAGAAGGCGATGTGACAATTACAAATGCCTCGGATGAATTTGCTCAAATTGCCCTACAAGGACCGCTTTCCGAAGAAGTATTACAAACGTTAACAGATACAGACTTAACGACTATTAAGTACTTCAAATTCCAAGATAATGTGAATGTCGCGGGTCATTCTGTAATAGTTTCACGCAGTGGGTACACAGGTGAGGACGGTTTCGAAATTTACGGAGCTCCAGCTGCGATTGTTGATTTATGGAATAAAATTTTAGATGCTGGTAAAGAGCAAGGTGTTATTGCGGCTGGTTTAGGTGCACGTGATACGTTACGTTTTGAAGCTTGCTTACCATTATATGGTCAAGAACTTTCACAAGACATTACGCCATTAGAAGCTGGAATTGGCTTTGCCGTAAAACTTCAAAAAGAAACGAAATTCATCGGACAAGAAGCGTTAATCGCTCAAAAAGAAGCGGGTTTAACACGTAAATCTGTTGGCATTGAGATGATTGATAAAGGCATTCCACGTCACGGCTATAAAGTATTTAAAGATGGTCAAGAAATCGGTGAAGTAACAACGGGTACACAATCACCAATGACTAAACGCAATATTGGAATGGCTTTAATTGACGCAACATTTGCAGAAGTTGGAATAGAATTGGAAATCGAAATTCGCAATAAATTCGCAAAAGCGGTTATTGTTGAAAAACCATTTTATAAACGCATTAAATAA